One stretch of Pseudoramibacter sp. DNA includes these proteins:
- a CDS encoding DUF5131 family protein, producing the protein MECVSCGGESGEGARLCDYGWIIITRMQCDEYGVHFHFHQTGSLFKKGSRIYHIDRKDQEEQARKSGIDTPISSI; encoded by the coding sequence ATCGAATGTGTCTCCTGCGGCGGAGAATCCGGGGAGGGAGCCAGACTCTGTGACTATGGATGGATCATCATCACAAGGATGCAGTGTGACGAATACGGCGTGCACTTTCACTTCCATCAGACTGGCAGCCTCTTCAAGAAAGGAAGCCGGATCTATCATATTGACCGGAAGGATCAGGAAGAACAGGCAAGAAAATCCGGGATTGACACGCCAATCTCTTCCATTTGA